A window from Solanum stenotomum isolate F172 chromosome 5, ASM1918654v1, whole genome shotgun sequence encodes these proteins:
- the LOC125864061 gene encoding 1-aminocyclopropane-1-carboxylate oxidase homolog, protein MSKRLAESPQEKGNNHDQENVHKAELAKYADVLKGSRSKEQGRAHPYVPGFEGPYWDWVLIRKSDRSSDVRSQELVVLTLYYPACPRPELTIGTNKHSDNDFLTVLLQDHIGGLQVLHQNQWEWFDVPHMCGALVVNIEDLLQYISVEHRVLANKVGPRVSVPCFFGTDSVSYSKLYGPISELLSEDNPPKYRATAVKDYHEYFHKKVLDGTSASSRYKI, encoded by the exons ATGTCAAAACGTCTCGCTGAATCAcctcaagaaaaaggaaataaccATGACCAAGAAAATGTTCATAAAGCTGAGTTGGCGAAATATGCAGATGTTTTGAAAGGATCTCGCTCTAAAGAACAA GGGAGAGCCCATCCATATGTGCCTGGTTTTGAGGGACCTTATTG GGATTGGGTCCTTATCCGAAAATCAGATCGTAGTTCAGATGTCAGGTCTCAG GAGCTTGTTGTTTTGACCCTTTACTACCCAGCATGCCCTCGGCCAGAACTCACCATAGGCACCAACAAACATTCTGACAATGATTTTCTCACAGTACTTCTACAAGATCACATCGGAGGACTCCAAGTGCTTCACCAGAATCAATGGGAGTGGTTTGATGTTCCTCATATGTGCGGTGCTCTTGTGGTCAACATTGAAGATCTTTTGCAG TACATAAGTGTTGAGCACAGAGTATTGGCAAATAAAGTTGGACCAAGAGTATCAGTTCCATGCTTCTTTGGCACAGATTCAGTGTCATATTCCAAACTTTATGGACCGATTTCTGAATTGTTGTCAGAAGATAACCCTCCAAAATATCGTGCAACCGCAGTTAAAGACTATCATGAGTACTTCCATAAAAAAGTTCTAGATGGAACTTCTGCATCGTCGCGTTACAAGATctaa